From a region of the Sphingopyxis sp. YR583 genome:
- a CDS encoding 23S rRNA (pseudouridine(1915)-N(3))-methyltransferase RlmH — MLLHIIARGRIGRGPEAELVERYMKRVTWAQKISELPDTGGRMPAAAENSRTILLDEGGDQMSSLEFAKLLEKWRDGGVREARFCLGAADGFTPEEREGADKVIAFGRATWPHLMARAMLAEQLWRATSIVANHPYHREGRQ; from the coding sequence ATGTTGCTGCACATCATCGCGCGCGGGCGCATCGGGCGCGGGCCCGAGGCCGAGCTGGTCGAGCGCTATATGAAGCGCGTGACTTGGGCGCAGAAGATTTCGGAGCTTCCCGATACGGGCGGTCGCATGCCCGCCGCGGCAGAGAATAGCCGTACCATCCTGCTCGACGAGGGCGGCGACCAGATGTCGTCGCTCGAATTTGCCAAATTGCTCGAAAAATGGCGCGACGGCGGCGTGCGCGAAGCGCGCTTCTGCCTTGGCGCCGCCGACGGTTTCACCCCCGAGGAACGCGAGGGCGCCGACAAGGTCATCGCCTTTGGCCGTGCGACCTGGCCGCATCTGATGGCGCGTGCGATGCTCGCCGAACAATTGTGGCGCGCGACCAGCATCGTCGCGAACCACCCCTATCACCGCGAAGGTCGCCAGTGA
- a CDS encoding disulfide bond formation protein B — MLNSRLAAPVVAFLAPLLLYGGALVSQYGFGLHPCEMCYWQRWPHQAAILLALLALLLRRNDKAMRTLTLLAAIAIGISGAIGVFHAGVEYGFWEGITTCATGGAGPVSLDAIMNAPLIRCDTAQWTLFGVSLAGFNAIFSLGAAAFVLTLLRRKTTSAT, encoded by the coding sequence ATGCTGAACTCGCGCCTCGCCGCGCCCGTCGTCGCGTTCCTCGCGCCGCTGCTCCTCTATGGCGGCGCGCTGGTGTCGCAATATGGCTTCGGCCTCCACCCGTGCGAGATGTGTTACTGGCAACGCTGGCCGCATCAGGCGGCGATCCTGCTCGCGCTGCTCGCGCTGCTGCTTCGCCGGAACGACAAGGCGATGCGCACGCTGACCCTGCTCGCGGCGATCGCAATTGGCATCAGCGGCGCGATCGGCGTCTTTCACGCCGGGGTCGAATATGGCTTTTGGGAAGGCATCACGACCTGCGCGACCGGCGGCGCCGGCCCGGTGTCGCTCGACGCGATTATGAACGCGCCGCTGATCCGCTGCGACACCGCGCAATGGACATTGTTCGGCGTGTCGCTCGCGGGTTTCAACGCGATCTTCTCCCTCGGCGCGGCGGCGTTCGTCTTGACCTTGCTGCGCCGGAAGACCACATCGGCGACATGA
- a CDS encoding nicotinate-nucleotide adenylyltransferase, translating into MAGARHGTGPALTRRIPTGLLGGSFNPAHGGHRAISLNAIDALGLDELWWLVSPGNPLKPKAGMASLPARLGSAQRAARRSPIRATAIEAELGTRYTIDTLKKLVGRYPNRQFIWIMGADNLVQLPEWRDWREIARLMPIAVIARPGYNGRAHAAQAMGWLRRFVRPADQKLHWTDWRPPALVFLRFSPDVRSATAIRQANPRWFERYAGRALRDPLTHSRLVDSNRKGRI; encoded by the coding sequence ATGGCTGGTGCGCGGCACGGGACAGGTCCGGCCCTGACGCGCCGAATCCCCACCGGCCTCCTCGGCGGCAGCTTCAATCCCGCGCATGGCGGGCACCGCGCGATCAGCTTGAACGCGATCGACGCGCTCGGGCTCGATGAGCTCTGGTGGCTCGTCTCGCCCGGCAACCCGCTGAAGCCCAAGGCCGGCATGGCCTCGCTGCCCGCCCGCCTCGGTTCCGCCCAACGCGCCGCGCGGCGGTCGCCGATTCGCGCGACCGCGATCGAGGCCGAACTCGGCACGCGCTACACGATCGATACGCTCAAAAAGCTCGTCGGCCGCTACCCGAACCGGCAGTTCATCTGGATCATGGGCGCCGACAATCTGGTCCAGCTGCCCGAATGGCGCGACTGGCGGGAAATCGCGCGATTGATGCCGATTGCGGTTATCGCGCGTCCGGGCTATAATGGCCGGGCCCATGCCGCGCAGGCGATGGGTTGGCTTCGGCGCTTCGTCCGGCCCGCGGACCAGAAACTTCACTGGACGGACTGGAGACCGCCTGCCCTCGTGTTCCTGCGTTTTTCGCCCGATGTGCGATCCGCAACTGCAATACGGCAGGCCAACCCCCGCTGGTTCGAACGCTATGCTGGCCGCGCGCTGCGCGACCCGCTGACGCATTCGCGGCTAGTGGATTCGAACAGGAAAGGACGCATTTGA
- a CDS encoding S41 family peptidase — translation MATVDSKTQEEISRFMDVYLEVKSNYVEQVDDSKLIEGAINGMLASLDPHSGYLDARGFSNLRTQTDGEYGGLGLSVTMEDGVVKVIAPTADTPADKAGIKAGDYITHINKELIFGLTLDEAVEQMRGKPGTKIDITVVREGQDKPMELSLTREIIDLKPVKWEVSGDVGVLTVTSFSADATTDLKAAMFAVEKSLGKKPRGWILDLRSNPGGLLDEAVGISDLFLERGEIVSQRGRKKGDIERYFAEPGDLAGGAPVVVLIDSGSASASEIVAGALQDQHRAVVMGERSFGKGSVQTVLPLTDTTALRLTTARYYTPSGRSVQEGGIEPDIRVPQISDPDYASRPKFRESDLRRHLVNEKKVDNGLLEKDEKADPRFTATAAELKEKGIEDFQLHYALQTIGRINPGAPRMAQSGKPPVKPAKPTARN, via the coding sequence ATGGCGACCGTCGATTCGAAGACGCAGGAAGAAATTTCGCGCTTCATGGACGTCTATCTCGAGGTCAAATCCAACTATGTCGAACAGGTCGACGATTCGAAGCTGATCGAAGGCGCGATCAACGGCATGCTCGCCAGCCTCGATCCGCATTCGGGCTATCTCGACGCGCGCGGTTTCTCGAACCTCAGAACCCAGACCGACGGCGAATATGGCGGGCTGGGCCTGTCGGTGACGATGGAAGACGGCGTCGTGAAGGTGATCGCACCGACCGCCGACACCCCGGCGGACAAGGCCGGGATCAAGGCCGGCGACTATATCACGCATATCAACAAGGAACTGATCTTCGGCCTGACGCTCGACGAAGCGGTCGAACAGATGCGCGGTAAACCCGGCACCAAGATCGACATCACCGTCGTGCGCGAAGGGCAGGACAAGCCGATGGAGCTTTCGCTGACGCGCGAGATCATCGACCTGAAGCCCGTCAAATGGGAAGTCAGCGGCGACGTCGGCGTGCTCACCGTCACCAGCTTCTCGGCCGACGCGACGACCGACCTCAAGGCCGCGATGTTCGCGGTGGAAAAATCGCTCGGCAAGAAACCGCGCGGCTGGATCCTCGATCTGCGCTCGAACCCGGGCGGGCTGCTCGACGAGGCCGTCGGGATCAGCGACCTGTTCCTCGAACGCGGCGAGATCGTCTCGCAGCGCGGACGGAAAAAGGGCGACATCGAACGCTATTTCGCCGAACCCGGCGATCTCGCTGGCGGTGCGCCCGTCGTCGTTCTGATCGACTCGGGATCGGCTTCGGCTTCGGAGATCGTCGCGGGCGCGCTGCAGGACCAGCACCGCGCGGTCGTGATGGGCGAACGCAGTTTCGGCAAGGGATCGGTGCAGACCGTCCTGCCGCTGACCGACACCACGGCGCTGCGCCTGACCACCGCGCGTTACTATACGCCGTCGGGCCGCAGCGTACAGGAAGGCGGGATCGAACCCGACATCCGCGTGCCGCAGATTTCGGATCCCGATTATGCCTCGCGGCCGAAGTTCCGCGAAAGCGACCTGCGCCGTCACCTCGTCAACGAAAAGAAGGTCGACAACGGCCTGCTCGAAAAGGACGAAAAGGCCGATCCGCGCTTCACCGCGACCGCTGCCGAGCTCAAGGAAAAGGGCATCGAGGACTTCCAGCTTCACTATGCGCTGCAGACGATCGGGCGGATCAACCCGGGGGCGCCGCGGATGGCGCAAAGCGGCAAGCCGCCGGTGAAGCCCGCCAAGCCCACCGCGCGCAACTAA
- a CDS encoding murein hydrolase activator EnvC family protein: protein MRRALSAIAIAAVFAGGALALAQSDIFDPQAIAARERSQLLAAKQQSAAAMARSALLEKQAVAAVSEADRLKKRSAALAARIQSAEADISAGEARVALVTRRLSAQRARLAQQQQPLLELAASLQQLSRQPPVSVLAQPGSLTDMVHARAVIDAAMPVIERRTAGARRELAALQTMRQQQAVALRALSTSKTQLAARRDALTRLENEGRLRSRELMSSAQLEADRALGLGEKARDIVDLMDSLEADSAVRAELAQLAGPLPRPRNPEGSVMSAAPPAAAAEAELTQGAYRLPVVGRIVAGLGEVNESGVRSRGVTIAARPGGQVVAPAPGRVGFAGDYRGYGKIVIIDHGGGWVSLLTGMIALSVGVGDTLDAGAPVGRAGSDDSRITVELRRAGRPVDIVAMIG from the coding sequence GTGAGGCGCGCGCTTTCCGCCATCGCGATCGCGGCCGTTTTTGCGGGCGGCGCGCTCGCGCTGGCGCAGAGCGACATCTTCGATCCGCAGGCGATCGCCGCGCGCGAACGCAGCCAGTTACTCGCCGCCAAGCAGCAATCGGCGGCGGCGATGGCGCGCAGCGCGCTGCTCGAAAAACAGGCGGTGGCCGCAGTCAGCGAGGCCGACCGGCTCAAGAAACGCAGCGCAGCGCTCGCGGCGCGCATCCAGTCGGCCGAAGCCGACATCAGCGCCGGCGAAGCGCGCGTCGCGCTCGTCACGCGCCGCCTCTCGGCGCAGCGCGCACGGCTTGCGCAGCAGCAGCAGCCTTTGCTCGAACTTGCCGCCTCGCTCCAGCAATTGAGCCGCCAGCCGCCGGTCAGCGTGCTCGCGCAGCCGGGATCGCTGACCGACATGGTGCATGCGCGCGCGGTGATCGACGCCGCCATGCCGGTGATCGAGCGCCGTACCGCCGGGGCGCGACGCGAACTCGCCGCGCTGCAGACGATGCGGCAGCAACAGGCGGTGGCGCTGCGGGCGCTTTCGACGAGCAAGACACAACTCGCAGCACGGCGCGACGCGCTGACGCGACTCGAGAATGAGGGCCGGCTGCGCTCGCGCGAATTGATGAGCAGCGCGCAGCTCGAGGCCGACCGCGCATTGGGGCTCGGTGAGAAAGCGCGCGATATCGTCGATCTGATGGACAGCCTCGAAGCCGACAGCGCGGTGCGCGCCGAGCTTGCCCAGCTCGCCGGGCCGCTGCCGCGCCCGCGCAATCCCGAGGGTAGCGTTATGAGCGCCGCCCCGCCCGCAGCCGCCGCCGAGGCCGAACTGACGCAGGGCGCCTATCGCCTGCCCGTCGTCGGGCGGATCGTCGCGGGGCTGGGCGAGGTCAATGAAAGCGGCGTGCGGTCGCGCGGGGTGACGATCGCGGCGCGCCCGGGCGGCCAGGTCGTCGCGCCCGCCCCCGGCCGCGTCGGCTTTGCCGGCGATTATCGCGGCTATGGCAAGATCGTCATCATCGACCATGGCGGCGGCTGGGTCTCGTTGCTCACCGGCATGATCGCGCTTTCGGTCGGGGTCGGCGACACGCTCGACGCCGGGGCGCCGGTCGGTCGCGCGGGATCGGACGACAGCCGCATCACCGTCGAGCTGCGCCGCGCCGGACGCCCGGTCGATATCGTCGCGATGATCGGCTGA
- a CDS encoding inositol monophosphatase family protein, giving the protein MLGRNLEAAIAATREVGDMAMARWRGEGQAVNVWNKSHDNPVSDVDLAVDARLKAVLGAMAPEAGWLSEETADNEARLSCRAMWCVDPIDGTRDFIRGRPGWCVSVALVIDGTPEFGILYAPALDELWVAQKGQGALLNGETLRASQRTQFPGSRVPADALPKVDNDLVVVTKPNSIALRMALVADDRADLVATLRWGFEWDVAAAALIASEAGATVTDAFGDALKFNTPRAQAFGVIACAPGIHAAVVDRLRDRAVALTSHS; this is encoded by the coding sequence ATGCTCGGCCGCAACCTCGAAGCCGCGATCGCTGCGACGCGCGAAGTCGGCGACATGGCGATGGCGCGCTGGCGCGGCGAGGGGCAAGCGGTCAATGTCTGGAACAAGTCGCACGACAATCCCGTTAGCGACGTCGATCTCGCGGTCGATGCACGGCTGAAGGCCGTGCTCGGCGCGATGGCGCCCGAAGCTGGGTGGCTCTCCGAAGAGACCGCGGACAATGAGGCTCGCCTGTCGTGCCGCGCGATGTGGTGCGTCGACCCGATCGACGGAACCCGCGACTTCATTCGCGGCCGCCCCGGCTGGTGCGTGTCGGTCGCGCTGGTGATCGACGGCACGCCCGAGTTCGGTATCCTCTACGCGCCCGCGCTCGACGAATTATGGGTAGCGCAAAAGGGCCAGGGCGCACTGCTCAACGGCGAGACCCTTCGCGCGAGCCAGCGCACACAGTTTCCGGGATCGCGCGTTCCAGCCGATGCGCTGCCAAAGGTCGATAACGATCTGGTCGTCGTGACCAAGCCGAACAGCATCGCGCTCCGCATGGCGCTCGTCGCCGACGACCGCGCCGACCTCGTCGCGACGTTGCGATGGGGATTCGAATGGGACGTCGCCGCCGCCGCGCTCATCGCAAGTGAGGCGGGGGCGACCGTTACCGACGCCTTCGGTGATGCGCTGAAGTTCAATACGCCTCGCGCGCAGGCCTTTGGCGTCATCGCCTGCGCGCCGGGGATTCATGCGGCGGTCGTCGACCGCTTGCGCGATCGCGCGGTCGCACTTACATCGCATTCGTGA
- a CDS encoding demethoxyubiquinone hydroxylase family protein, with amino-acid sequence MSKAGKNASMIRVDQAGEYGATRIYAGQLAVMGDRHPMAREIAHMAEQEERHRKFFDDMIAKRGVRPTALQPFWNVAGFALGAVTAAMGPRAAMACTAAVETEIDRHYSDQLDELGDSDPELSAAVEDFRAEELEHKEAALAAGAESAPGYPILSFAIRAGCRAAIALSKRI; translated from the coding sequence ATGAGCAAAGCTGGTAAAAACGCATCGATGATCCGCGTCGACCAGGCGGGCGAATATGGCGCGACGCGCATCTATGCCGGCCAGCTCGCGGTGATGGGCGACCGCCATCCGATGGCGCGCGAGATCGCGCATATGGCCGAGCAGGAAGAGCGTCACCGCAAATTCTTCGACGACATGATTGCCAAGCGCGGCGTTCGCCCGACCGCGCTACAGCCCTTCTGGAACGTCGCGGGTTTTGCCCTCGGTGCCGTGACCGCCGCCATGGGCCCGCGCGCCGCAATGGCGTGCACCGCGGCGGTCGAGACCGAGATCGATCGCCATTACAGCGACCAGCTCGACGAACTCGGCGACAGCGACCCCGAACTCAGCGCCGCGGTCGAAGATTTCCGCGCCGAGGAACTCGAGCATAAGGAAGCCGCACTCGCGGCGGGCGCCGAAAGCGCGCCGGGCTACCCGATCTTGAGCTTCGCTATCCGCGCGGGTTGCCGTGCAGCCATCGCGCTGTCGAAACGTATCTGA
- a CDS encoding glutamate-5-semialdehyde dehydrogenase, whose translation MNAEALTAPPMPGDAAALIADMGARARIASKALALAPTADKAAGLVAAAAQIRARAADILAANAEDMAAGQKNGLSGAMLDRLRLDDGRLAAIADAIDDVAALPDPSGAEIDRVRRPNGLVLSRVRVPLGVVGIIYESRPNVTADAAALGLMSGNAVILRGGSEAVHSNREIHAAFAAGLVEAGLPADAVQLVPTQDRAAVGAMLRAQGLIDIIIPRGGKGLVARVQDEARVPVLAHLDGINHLYIDGAADPAKAVELAVNAKMRRTGVCGATETILIDRAYPAPLAIVDALVKAGCEVRGDKAVAALSPHVDPASTGDWDTEYLDAIVSIAMVDGLAGALAHIDTHSSRHTDAIVTEDAATAERFLTGVDSAIVMHNASTQFADGGEFGLGAEIGIATGRLHARGPVALEGLTTYKWLVRGTGQVRP comes from the coding sequence ATGAACGCCGAAGCCCTGACCGCCCCGCCGATGCCCGGCGACGCCGCCGCCCTGATCGCCGACATGGGCGCGCGCGCGCGCATCGCATCGAAGGCGCTCGCGCTCGCGCCGACGGCGGACAAGGCGGCCGGACTGGTTGCGGCGGCGGCGCAAATCCGCGCGCGTGCCGCCGACATCCTCGCCGCCAATGCCGAAGATATGGCCGCCGGACAAAAGAACGGCCTGTCGGGTGCGATGCTCGACCGGCTGCGGCTCGACGACGGGCGGCTCGCCGCGATCGCCGATGCGATCGACGATGTCGCGGCGCTGCCCGATCCCTCGGGTGCCGAAATCGACCGTGTGAGGCGCCCCAACGGCCTCGTGCTCAGCCGGGTGCGCGTGCCGCTCGGCGTCGTCGGCATCATCTATGAAAGCCGGCCGAATGTGACCGCCGACGCCGCGGCGCTCGGGCTGATGTCGGGCAATGCCGTGATCCTGCGCGGCGGCAGCGAAGCGGTGCATTCGAACCGTGAGATCCACGCGGCCTTCGCTGCGGGGCTGGTCGAGGCCGGACTGCCCGCCGACGCGGTGCAACTCGTGCCGACGCAGGACCGCGCCGCGGTCGGGGCGATGCTCCGCGCGCAGGGCCTGATCGACATCATCATCCCGCGCGGCGGCAAGGGTCTCGTCGCACGCGTGCAGGACGAGGCGCGCGTCCCCGTCCTCGCGCACCTCGACGGGATCAATCATCTTTATATCGACGGCGCCGCCGATCCGGCGAAAGCCGTCGAACTGGCGGTCAACGCCAAGATGCGCCGCACCGGCGTCTGCGGCGCGACCGAGACGATCCTGATCGACCGCGCCTACCCCGCGCCGCTCGCCATCGTCGACGCGCTGGTCAAGGCGGGCTGCGAAGTGCGCGGCGACAAGGCGGTTGCGGCGCTCAGCCCGCACGTCGACCCCGCATCGACAGGCGATTGGGACACCGAATATCTCGACGCGATCGTCTCGATCGCCATGGTCGACGGCCTCGCCGGCGCGCTCGCGCATATCGACACGCATTCGAGCAGACACACCGACGCGATCGTCACCGAGGACGCCGCGACCGCCGAGCGTTTCCTGACCGGCGTCGACAGCGCGATCGTCATGCACAATGCCTCGACGCAATTCGCCGACGGCGGCGAATTCGGCCTCGGCGCCGAAATCGGTATCGCCACCGGCCGCCTCCACGCGCGCGGCCCCGTCGCGCTCGAAGGGCTGACCACCTATAAATGGCTGGTGCGCGGCACGGGACAGGTCCGGCCCTGA
- a CDS encoding DUF3667 domain-containing protein, which translates to MSGDIEGIGAAVTAGLAGHAVEPRHGGADHGHAPLRCLNCGTSLQGSHCHHCGQRADVHRSFGAIGHDLVHAIFHFEGKIWNTLPLLSWRPGDLTRRYIHGERARFISPLALFLFAVFLTYAVLAMVGSGDFGRGLNNGMGFDEAVAEQTRTTAIKDSMQAEVDRIDAQLVRKNLPADQRRELEAEREVLQKSADYLGVARSRSKTERAADRAAGPPVLDSPVAQVRTSADFISQNKIDTGVAFIDHGLQKAFANPALVLYKLQANAYKFAWALIPLSLPFMWLLFPFSRRFHTYDHFVFVTYSISFMLLLFVAVRLLNLTIFGDIATFFAMLYVPFHMYRQLRGAYRSSRFGSLVRAALLLFFSLFSVIWFMLLLLALGISG; encoded by the coding sequence ATGAGCGGGGATATCGAAGGCATCGGGGCGGCGGTGACTGCCGGTTTGGCAGGGCATGCGGTCGAGCCGCGACACGGCGGCGCCGACCATGGTCATGCGCCGCTGCGCTGCCTCAATTGCGGTACGAGCCTTCAGGGCTCGCATTGCCACCATTGCGGGCAGCGCGCCGACGTACACCGCAGTTTCGGGGCGATCGGCCACGACCTGGTCCATGCGATCTTCCATTTCGAGGGCAAGATCTGGAACACATTGCCGCTGCTGTCGTGGCGCCCCGGCGACCTGACGCGGCGTTATATCCATGGCGAGCGCGCGCGCTTCATATCACCGCTCGCGCTGTTCCTGTTTGCGGTCTTCCTGACCTATGCGGTGCTCGCGATGGTGGGCAGCGGCGATTTCGGCAGAGGCTTGAACAACGGCATGGGTTTCGATGAAGCCGTCGCCGAACAAACGCGAACGACCGCGATCAAGGACAGCATGCAGGCCGAAGTCGACCGGATCGACGCCCAGCTTGTCAGAAAGAATCTGCCGGCCGATCAACGCCGCGAGTTGGAGGCCGAACGTGAGGTGCTTCAGAAAAGTGCCGACTATCTCGGCGTTGCGCGCAGCCGCAGCAAGACCGAGCGCGCAGCCGACCGCGCTGCAGGGCCGCCGGTCCTCGATAGCCCCGTCGCGCAGGTGCGGACGAGCGCCGATTTCATTTCGCAAAACAAGATCGATACCGGCGTCGCTTTTATCGATCACGGGCTGCAAAAGGCGTTCGCGAACCCGGCGCTCGTCCTCTATAAATTGCAGGCGAACGCCTATAAATTCGCCTGGGCGCTGATCCCGCTGTCGCTGCCTTTCATGTGGCTGCTCTTTCCGTTCAGCCGCCGCTTTCACACCTACGACCATTTCGTCTTCGTCACTTATTCGATCAGCTTCATGCTGCTCCTGTTCGTTGCGGTGCGACTGCTGAACCTGACGATCTTTGGCGATATCGCGACCTTCTTCGCGATGCTGTACGTGCCGTTTCACATGTATCGCCAGCTTCGCGGCGCTTATCGTTCGTCGCGATTCGGATCGCTCGTGCGCGCGGCGCTGCTTCTGTTTTTCAGCTTGTTTTCGGTTATCTGGTTCATGCTGCTGTTGTTGGCACTGGGGATCAGCGGATAG
- the rsfS gene encoding ribosome silencing factor — MISATQDAAKGAASANDNVDALHALILHQLDEDQAQETISIPLAGKSSIADHMVIASGRSTRHVSAIAEKLAQRIKQEAGRQVRVEGLPNADWVLLDAGDVIVHLFRPEVRSFYNLERMWSFGDAPPVAAAN; from the coding sequence TTGATCTCCGCCACCCAGGATGCCGCCAAGGGCGCCGCATCCGCCAACGACAATGTGGACGCGCTCCACGCTCTGATCCTTCACCAGCTGGACGAGGATCAGGCCCAGGAAACCATTTCCATCCCGCTTGCCGGCAAGAGCAGCATCGCCGATCATATGGTGATTGCGAGCGGCCGGTCGACGCGCCATGTCTCGGCGATTGCCGAGAAACTGGCGCAGCGGATCAAGCAGGAAGCGGGCCGCCAGGTTCGCGTCGAAGGCTTGCCCAACGCCGATTGGGTGCTGCTCGACGCGGGCGACGTCATCGTCCACCTGTTCCGCCCCGAGGTGCGTAGCTTCTACAACCTCGAGCGCATGTGGTCGTTCGGCGACGCGCCCCCGGTTGCAGCAGCGAATTGA
- a CDS encoding TldD/PmbA family protein codes for MLTVSEALDRAQMLCDAATKAGADAADALYYCNAATSVSMRLGALEDVERSEGQDISLRVFVGQRSASVSTADMDAGELAKLVERCVAMAREAPEDPYAGLAPEELLSKGPIPDFDLDDGSEADPAALREAALAVEEAARAVAGVTNSEGGSASHSRTRFALATSHGFAGGYGSSGHSLSASVIAGEGANMQRDYGWHSAHHFSDLESTGEIGARAGTRAVARLNPGKAPNGKLPVILDPRISGGIIGHLLGAIAGPAIARGTSFLLGKEDQMLFDSSIVIRDEPHRLRGLRSRAFDGEGLPTAARDIVADGKITGWLLDTASAKQLGLTPTGHASRGGGASGVGASNLHLAAGSATPAALMEGITVGVYITELIGHGVNPVTGDYSRGASGFLIRHGALAGPIAEFTIAGNLVDMFAALIPANNLEFRHGTNAPTLRIDGMTVASS; via the coding sequence ATGCTGACCGTTTCCGAAGCCCTCGACCGCGCGCAGATGCTGTGCGACGCCGCGACCAAGGCTGGCGCCGATGCCGCCGACGCGCTCTATTATTGCAATGCCGCGACCTCGGTCTCGATGCGGCTTGGCGCGCTCGAGGATGTCGAGCGGTCGGAGGGGCAGGATATTTCGCTCCGCGTCTTCGTCGGCCAGCGCAGCGCGAGCGTGTCGACTGCCGACATGGACGCGGGCGAACTCGCCAAGCTGGTCGAACGCTGCGTCGCGATGGCGCGCGAGGCGCCCGAGGATCCCTATGCCGGCCTCGCCCCCGAAGAGCTGCTGTCCAAGGGACCAATTCCCGATTTCGACCTCGACGATGGAAGCGAAGCCGATCCCGCCGCACTGCGCGAGGCCGCGCTGGCGGTCGAGGAAGCCGCGCGCGCCGTCGCGGGGGTTACCAACAGCGAAGGCGGCAGCGCGAGCCACAGCCGTACCCGCTTCGCGCTCGCGACCAGCCACGGCTTTGCGGGCGGCTATGGTTCGAGCGGCCACAGCCTGTCGGCGAGCGTCATCGCGGGCGAAGGCGCGAACATGCAGCGCGACTATGGCTGGCACAGCGCACATCATTTCTCCGACCTCGAAAGCACGGGCGAGATCGGTGCGCGCGCCGGCACCCGCGCGGTCGCGCGCCTCAATCCCGGCAAGGCGCCGAACGGCAAGCTTCCCGTCATCCTCGACCCGCGGATCAGCGGCGGCATCATCGGCCACCTGCTCGGCGCGATCGCCGGACCCGCGATCGCGCGCGGGACGAGCTTCCTGCTCGGCAAGGAAGACCAGATGCTGTTCGACAGCAGCATCGTCATCCGCGACGAACCCCACCGTCTGCGCGGCCTGCGCAGCCGCGCTTTCGACGGCGAGGGCCTGCCGACCGCGGCACGCGACATCGTTGCCGATGGCAAGATCACCGGCTGGCTTCTCGACACCGCATCGGCCAAACAGCTCGGCCTGACCCCGACTGGCCACGCCAGCCGCGGCGGCGGCGCATCGGGCGTCGGCGCCAGCAACCTGCATCTCGCGGCAGGCAGCGCGACGCCCGCGGCGCTGATGGAAGGCATCACCGTCGGCGTCTACATCACCGAACTAATAGGCCACGGCGTCAACCCGGTCACCGGCGATTACAGCCGCGGCGCCTCGGGCTTCCTGATCCGTCACGGTGCGCTCGCCGGGCCGATCGCGGAATTCACGATCGCCGGCAATCTGGTCGATATGTTCGCCGCGCTGATCCCTGCGAACAATCTGGAATTCCGGCACGGCACCAACGCGCCGACGCTGCGCATCGACGGTATGACCGTCGCGTCGAGCTAG